In Jannaschia sp. W003, the genomic stretch GTCGTCGAGCGTGCGCCGCAGGCTCACGTCGCCCCGGATCACGTCGACCAGCCGCACGCCGGGTCGCTTGAACAGCTGCACCCCGTTCACGTCGCGGCCGATCAGGTTGGAATCGGGCGGGATCACCGCCTCGGCGAAGTACTTTGAGCGCTTGCGGTCGCCCCCCAGCATCGCCGCCATCGAGGTGCGCTCCGGGATCAGGCGGGGCGCGATGAACCAAAGGTAGAGCACGCCCCAGACGCACAGCACGGCGGCCAGCGGCGTCACCTCGAAGATCGTGAACGGCTCCAGCCCCTCGGCCCGCGCCACGCCGTCGACCAGCAGGTTCGTGGACGTGCCGATCAGCGTCAGCATGCCGCCGAGGATCGAGGCGTAGCTCAGCGGGATCAGCAGCCGCGAGGGCACCGTGCCCAGCACGCCCGAGAGCTGCACCATCACCGGGATCATCACCACCACCACGGGCGTGTTGGCGACGAAGCCCGAGGCCAGCACCACGAAGCCCAGGATCATCGCCATCGCCATCTTGGGCTGCGAGCGCGCCCGCCCCTCAGCCATGCGCGTGAACGCGTCGAGCGCCCCGGTGCGCACGAGGGCGCCCATCAGGAGGAACATCGCTCCGATGGTCCAGGGCGCGGGGTTGGAGAGCACTCCGAGCGCCGCGTCGTAGGGCAGCACGCCCGTGGCCAGCAGGAACGCCACGCCTGCCAGCGCGACCACCTCGGTGGGATAGACCTCGCGCAGGAACAGCAGGAACATCGCCGCCACGGTGGCGAGCGCCACCCACGCCTCGGCCGCCTGCGGCAGGTCGAGCCAGTTCACGCGCCGACGCCCCTCACGCCGCAGGCCCGGCGGGGGCCAGCCGCCCGCCCCGGCGCACCGGCTCGGCGTGCAGGGCCTTTCCGGTGGCGTCGTCGGTCTCCACGAAGAGGCCGCAGAGCGTCGCCTCGCCGCCCGCCGGCTCGAAGCGCGCCTTGGTCATCCCGGTCACGAAGCGGCGCAGCGGCTCGGTCTTCTCCATGCCGATCACGGAGTGGTAGTCGCCGCACATGCCCGCGTCGGTCAGGTAGGCGGTGCCGCCCGGCAGGATCATCGCGTCCGCCGTGGGCACGTGGGTGTGCGTGCCCACGACGACGCTCGCGCGCCCGTCGCAGAAGTGCCCCATCGCCATCTTCTCGCTGGTCGCCTCGCAGTGCACGTCCACCAGGGCGGCCTGCACCGCGCCCCCCAGCGGGGCCGCGCGCAGCACGGCGTCCACGGCCGAGAACGGGTCATCGTAGGTGCGCGACATGAACACCTGCCCCAGCACCTGCGCGACCAGGAGGCGGCGACCCGCGATCTCCAGCACCCGCGCACCCCGGCCCGGCGCGGCCTTGGCGTAGTTCAGGGGGCAGATCACGCGCGGCTCGGTCTCGATGAACTGCATCATGTCGCGCTGGTCGAAGGCATGGTCGCCCAACGTGATCGCGTCGGCCCCGGACTCCAGGATCGCCTTGGCCTGCGCCGCGTTCAGCCCCCGCCCCGACGAGGCGTTCTCGGCGTTCACCACCACCGCGTCGAGGCGCAGCTCGGCCCGCAGCGCGGGCAGGCCCGCGGTGAGCGCGGTGCGGCCCGCGCGGCCCATGACGTCGCCGAGGAAGAGGATGCGCATGAGGAGTGCGATACGCGAGGGGGCGCGGAGGCGGAAGGCCCCCCGTGCGCCACGTTCCCCCACGCGCTACGTCGTGCCCAGAGGAGCCACCATGCCGCACCTGCGCACTGCTGGAAACACCGCCGCCACCTACGGCCGCGTGGAGCGCGCCTTCCACTGGAGCGTCGCGCTGCTGATCGCCTCCGCGGTCGGGCTCGGCCTCGCCGCGCAGTGGGCGCCGCTGGCCTCGGACGCCGCGTGGGCGTGGAAGGCGCGGCTCTTCAGCCTGCACAAGACGGTGGGCGTCGCCGCCTTCGCCGTCGCCCTCGCCCGCATCGCCTGGGCTGCCGCGCAGCCCCGCCCCCGTCCCCTCCACCCCGAGCGCCGGTGGGAGACGCGCCTCGCCCGCGCCGTGCACGGGACGCTCTACGGCGCGCTAGTCCTGGTCCCCCTGTCCGGCTGGCTCGCCCACGCCGCGATGCCGGGCTTCGCGCCGATCCTCTTGCCCGTGCCCCAGTCCCTCGCCCTGCCCGCGCCGTGGCCCGAGCGTCTGGCCGCGCTGCACGTGGTGGCGGGCCGCGTCCTCCTCGCGGCGGTCGCGCTCCACGTCGCCGGCGCCCTGCGCCACGCGCTCGAGCGCGACGGCACCCTCGCGCGGATGTGGAACGGCTGGGCGCCCCCCGAGCCGCCCCCGCCGCCCCGCGACCGCGCCCCCCTCCTCGCCGCCATCGCCGTCTGGGCCGTCGCCGTCGTCGCCGGCCTCGCCCTCGCGCCCACCCGCGCGCCGGTCGCCGCCATCGCCCCGGCCCCCGCCAGCGGGTGGCAGGTCGAGAGCGGCACGCTCGGCATCGTGGTCCGCCAGATGGGCGCGGAGGTGGAGGGCACGTTCGACCGCTGGACGGCGGCGATCGACTACGACCCCGAGGCCCGCACCGGCACGGTGGACGTCCGCGTCGACGTGGCTTCGCTCCGCGTCGGCGCCGTGTCCACGGAGGCCGCCGCGCCCGAGTTCCTCGACGCCGCTGCCCATCCCACCGCCACGTTCCGCGCCACGATCCGCCCCGAGGGCGCGGGGCTGGTCGCCGACGGCACCCTCGCCCTGCGCGGCGTCGTGCTGCCCCTCGCCCTGCCCTTCGCGCTCCACCTGGACGGGGACCGCGCCACCGCCAACGGCGAGGCGACGCTCGACCGGCTGGCCTTCGGCATCGGCGCGTCCTACCCCGAGGACGCGAACGTGGGCCACGCCGTGCGCCTGCGCTTCGCCCTGGTCGCCACCCGGGAGGCCCCGTGACCGAAGACATCGCCCTGCGTCCCCACCACGTGCTCTGCGCCATCGGCTTCCGGGGCCGCGGCTACGACGACGGCTTCGTCGGCAACATGGCACGCGTGGTGGGCGGCCTGCGCGCGGGCGCCCGCGTGTGGATCACCGGCGAGGCTGACGCCATCTGCGCCCCCTGCCCCCGCCGCCGCGGCGCCGGCTGCGAGGCGGATGCCGCCATCGCGCGTCTCGACGCCGCCCACTCAGAGGCGCTCGGCATCGCGCCGGGTGAACGCCACGACTGGACCGCGCTGGAACGCCGCGCCGCCGAGCGCGTCGTCCCCGAGGACCTGGACCGGCTCTGCGAGGGCTGCCGCTGGCTCCCCCTCGGCCTCTGCCGGGGCGCGTTGGCCGAGCTGCGCGCGCGCTGAAACGAAGAGGGGCCGCGCCTCGCGGCACCGCCCCCTCCGATTCCGTCAGGTCCGATCAGGCGCGGTGCAGCGCCTTCACGCCGCCCGCGACGATCACCGCCGCCAGCACCGCCTTGATCGCATCCCCGAGCAGGAACGGCGTCATGAACGCGCCCAGCAACTCGCCCGTCGCCAGGTCCTGCCCCCAGACGCCCACGCCCAGCGCGCCCGCCACGCCCATCGGCCAGGCGAGGCCGAACACATACAGCACGGCCGACGCCACCAGCGCCGCGCCGATCATCGCGGCCAGCCCGCGCCCGGCGGCGAGGCCCGCGATCGCGGCCATCGCCACGAAGCCCACGAGGAAGCCCGCGGTCGGGCCGGCGAAGGCCACGCCGTTCATGCCGTTCGCGAACACCGGCAGGCCCGCGAGGCCTTCCGCGAGGTACAGCGCCACCGTGGCCGCGCCCATGCGCGCGCCGAAGGCGAGGCCGACGAACAGCACGGCCAGCGTCTGCAGCGTCATGGGCACCGGGTAGAAGGGCACGGAGACCTGCGCGGCCAGCGCGATCAGCACCGAGCCGGCGACCGCGAGCGCGGCGCGCTTCGTCCAGTTCATCTGCCCGAGGGCCATCGAAGTCAGCGTCATATCCACCTCCA encodes the following:
- a CDS encoding TIGR00282 family metallophosphoesterase, giving the protein MRILFLGDVMGRAGRTALTAGLPALRAELRLDAVVVNAENASSGRGLNAAQAKAILESGADAITLGDHAFDQRDMMQFIETEPRVICPLNYAKAAPGRGARVLEIAGRRLLVAQVLGQVFMSRTYDDPFSAVDAVLRAAPLGGAVQAALVDVHCEATSEKMAMGHFCDGRASVVVGTHTHVPTADAMILPGGTAYLTDAGMCGDYHSVIGMEKTEPLRRFVTGMTKARFEPAGGEATLCGLFVETDDATGKALHAEPVRRGGRLAPAGPAA
- a CDS encoding cytochrome b/b6 domain-containing protein translates to MPHLRTAGNTAATYGRVERAFHWSVALLIASAVGLGLAAQWAPLASDAAWAWKARLFSLHKTVGVAAFAVALARIAWAAAQPRPRPLHPERRWETRLARAVHGTLYGALVLVPLSGWLAHAAMPGFAPILLPVPQSLALPAPWPERLAALHVVAGRVLLAAVALHVAGALRHALERDGTLARMWNGWAPPEPPPPPRDRAPLLAAIAVWAVAVVAGLALAPTRAPVAAIAPAPASGWQVESGTLGIVVRQMGAEVEGTFDRWTAAIDYDPEARTGTVDVRVDVASLRVGAVSTEAAAPEFLDAAAHPTATFRATIRPEGAGLVADGTLALRGVVLPLALPFALHLDGDRATANGEATLDRLAFGIGASYPEDANVGHAVRLRFALVATREAP
- a CDS encoding DUF1284 domain-containing protein, translating into MTEDIALRPHHVLCAIGFRGRGYDDGFVGNMARVVGGLRAGARVWITGEADAICAPCPRRRGAGCEADAAIARLDAAHSEALGIAPGERHDWTALERRAAERVVPEDLDRLCEGCRWLPLGLCRGALAELRAR
- a CDS encoding biotin transporter BioY, encoding MTLTSMALGQMNWTKRAALAVAGSVLIALAAQVSVPFYPVPMTLQTLAVLFVGLAFGARMGAATVALYLAEGLAGLPVFANGMNGVAFAGPTAGFLVGFVAMAAIAGLAAGRGLAAMIGAALVASAVLYVFGLAWPMGVAGALGVGVWGQDLATGELLGAFMTPFLLGDAIKAVLAAVIVAGGVKALHRA